Proteins encoded by one window of Vigna radiata var. radiata cultivar VC1973A chromosome 5, Vradiata_ver6, whole genome shotgun sequence:
- the LOC106761836 gene encoding CLAVATA3/ESR (CLE)-related protein 5-like, protein MATSMVSKVFVIFLVFLSLVFVNSEARLLLPKSTPIMGKRINTELLLRDLVKNSKVREYQQKRSMMGARLERLSPAGPDPQHH, encoded by the coding sequence ATGGCTACTTCAATGGTGTCAAAAGTGTTTGTTATCTTCCtagtttttctttcattggtTTTTGTCAATTCAGAGGCAAGACTTTTATTGCCTAAGTCTACACCCATCATGGGTAAAAGGATTAACACTGAACTTCTTTTACGTGACTTagtcaaaaattcaaaagttaGAGAGTATCAACAGAAGAGGTCGATGATGGGAGCAAGATTGGAGAGGTTATCACCTGCTGGACCAGATCCTCAACATCATTAG